The following DNA comes from Pseudomonas triticicola.
GCTTCGCCTCGCTGCTGCCGCTGGCGAAACTGGTGATTCTGGTTTACGTCGCCATCGCCTTCTTCGCTTTCGTAGTACTGGGGCTGATCGCCAAGCTGTTCGGCTTCTCGGTGCTCAAGCTGATGCGCATCTTCAAGGATGAGCTGGTGCTGGCCTACTCCACCGCTTCCTCGGAAACCGTGCTGCCACGTGTCATCGAGAAAATGGAAGCCTACGGCGCGCCGAAAGCCATCTGCAGCTTCGTGGTACCGACCGGTTACTCGTTCAACCTCGATGGCTCGACCCTGTACCAGTCGATCGCGGCGATCTTCATTGCCCAGCTGTATGGCATTGACCTGTCGATCAGCCAGCAACTGCTGCTGGTGTTGACGCTGATGGTCACCTCCAAAGGTATCGCCGGCGTACCGGGCGTGTCTTTCGTGGTGCTGCTGGCCACTTTGGGCAGCGTTGGCATCCCGCTGGAAGGCCTGGCGTTTATCGCCGGTGTCGACCGCATCATGGACATGGCGCGTACCGCACTGAACGTGATCGGTAACGCCCTGGCGGTGCTGGTGATCGCGCGCTGGGAAGGCATGTACGACGACGCCAAGGGCGAGCGCTACTGGAACTCCCTGCCGCACTGGCGCAGCAAGGAAAAACTGCCGGCTGGCGAAATTTCCAAGAACTGATACAAAACCCTGTGGGAGCGAGCCTGCTCGCGAAGACGGTGTATCAATCTACAGAGATGTTGAATGTGCCGGCCTGTTCGCGAGCAGGCTCGCTCCCACAGTGATTGATGCAAGCCCCACCAACAAACCCCGGAGCAATCCGGGGTTTGTCGTTTCTGGCGACCCCGCTATCATTCGCCGCATTCTTCGGGGGATTTGACTGATGCTTAATGGCCTGTGGCTTGGCTTCTTCATCGTGGCAGCCGTGTCGGCGCTGGCGCAGTGGCTGATCGGCGGCAACGCCGGGATCTTCGCGGCGATGGTGGAAAGCATTTTCGCCATGGCCAAGCTCTCGGTCGAAGTCATGGTGCTGCTGTTCGGCACCCTCACCCTGTGGCTGGGCTTTCTGCGCATCGCCGAGAAAGCCGGAATCGTCGAGTGGCTGGCCAAGGTGCTCGGCCCGCTGTTTCTGCGGCTGATGCCGGAAGTCCCGGCCGGCCACCCTGCCCTCGGCCTGATCACGCTGAACTTCGCCGCCAACGGTCTGGGCCTGGACAACGCCGCCACGCCGATCGGCCTGAAAGCCATGAAAGCGTTGCAGGAGCTCAATCCCAGCGCCACCATCGCCAGCAACGCGCAGATTCTGTTTCTGGTGCTCAACGCCTCGTCGCTGACCCTGCTGCCCGTGACCATCTTCATGTACCGCGCCCAGCAAGGCGCGCCGGATCCGACGCTGGTGTTCCTGCCGATTCTGCTGGCGACCAGTTGCTCGACTATCGTCGGTTTTCTCTCCGTAGCTTTCATGCAACGCCTGCGCATCTGGGACCCGGTGGTCCTCGCCTATCTGCTGCCCGGCGCGCTGATCCTTGGCGGCTTCATGGCCCTGCTCGGCACGCTTTCCGCGACAGCACTGGCGGGATTGTCGTCGATCCTCGGCAATCTCACGCTGTTCGGCCTGATCATGCTGTTTCTGCTGATCGGCGCGCTGCGCAAGGTCAAGGTGTACGAGGCGTTTGTTGAAGGCGCGAAAGAGGGCTTCGATGTGGCGAAGAATCTCTTGCCGTATCTGGTCGCGATGCTGTGTGCGGTTGGCGTGTTGCGTGCCTCTGGTGCGCTGGATTTCGGCCTGGACGGCATTCGCCATCTGGTCGAATGGGCCGGTTGGGACACGCGCTTCGTCGATGCGCTGCCGACGGCGATGGTCAAACCGTTCTCCGGCAGCGCCGCCCGGGCGATGCTGATCGAGACAATGCAGACTTCCGGCGTCGACAGCTTCCCGGCGCTGGTCGCGGCGACGGTGCAGGGCAGTACCGAAACCACGTTCTATGTGCTGGCGGTGTACTTCGGCGCGGTGGGCATTCAGCGCGCGCGGCACGCGGTGGGGTGTGCGTTGCTGGCCGAGTTCGCCGGAGTGGTGGGCGCTATCGGCGTCTGCTACTGGTTCTTCGGCTGAGCAAAATTACCATGTGGGAGCGAGCCTGCTCGCGAAGACGGAGTGTCAGTCAATGCTTAAGTGACTGATACACCGCTTTCGCGAGCAGGCTCGCTCCCACAGGAGTTGTGGTGTGTCAGCGCGGTTGCGGGGCGAGTTTCTGGCCTTGCTCCACGGCCCAGGCCACAACCTTGGCCGTGAGGCGATCACTGGCCTGGCCAAACCCGGCGACCACCGCTGGCACCTGCACATCATTCAACGACTGGCGCTCTTCAAAACGGCGGCTGGCGAGGATGCGCTGGTCGTAACCACGCACCAGCAACGCATCGACCCGCACCACGACGCCGGCCTGGGTGCCCTGATATTCGGTCTGAAACGCCTGCAAACTGCCGCCCAGTTCCAGATCCGCCTGGAAGTTGCTGTCGTCGGTGCTCAGCAACGTCACTCTGCCGTCACGCTGGAATCCATCGAGTAGGCGATTGCGCACCAGTACCGGCGCCGGATCGCTCCAGCGCGAGCCTTTGTAGCTGCTGATCACATCGCCCTGCGGGATCACGGCAATGCTCGGCCGGTTCAGTGCTTCGCTGGCCTGCAATTTATTCAAGCGCAGCGACCACGACTGCGTCGCCGCCGGGCTGGTGGAGGCGAGCGCCGGTGCAGCGGGCAGGCGGTAGACGTCCGAGGGTTCCGACTTGGGCAAGATCGAGCACGCGCCGATCAGGGTCAGGCCAGCGCCGAGCAGGGCGATTCGAGTCAACTTCATGGGGTGAATTCCTTGTTCTTGTCGCTGCCCAGCAGGTAGCCGCTGGGGTTGGCCTCGAGGCGTTGGGAAATGGCGCGCAGCGAGGTCAGCGTCTCGCGCAGTTCGCGAATCGCCGGAGCCAGGCCGTTGAGGCCCTGCATGCCGTTATCCAGCGAATTCTGGTTTTTGCTGAGCAAGCCGTTGATGGTCACGCTGCTTTGCTCCAGCGACTTCATCGCCTGCTCGGCGCTGCCCAGGGCCTGTTTGCCCTGATCGTTGAGCAGGCCGTTGGCGTTGCGCATCAGCAGTGAGGTCTGCTCGAGCATGCTGCCGGCCTGTTTGCCGACGGTCGCCAGTTGCTGCATGGCTTGTTTGATGTCGCCGCGCTGGTCGTTGATGGTGCCCGTGGTTTGTTCCAGATGGGCGAGGGTGTTGCTCACGCGCTCGACGTTTTCCGCAGAGAACATGTGGTTGGCGTTTTGCAGCAGGGCGCTGATGCCGGTCATCAAGTCGCTGCTGTCGTTGAGCAGACGTGAGATAGGCGAGGGCGAGGCGACCAGCGTCGGCAGCTTGCCGTCATGCCCGCGCAGTTTCGGGCTTTCGGGTGTGCCGCCGCTGAGCTGGATGATCGAGGTGCCGGTGATGCCGGTCAGCGCCAGTTTGGCCTGGGTGTCTTCCTTGACCGGCGTGTCGCCCGCCAGACGAATCCGCGCCAGCACCCGGCGCGGGTCCTGCGGGTCGAGGCGCAGGCTGACCACGTCACCGACCTTGATCCCGCTGTACTGCACCGAACTGCCCTTGGACAGACCGCTGACCGCCTCGTTGAACACCACTTCGTAATCCTTGAACTCGGTGTCGACGCTGGATTTGGCCAGAAACAGGCCGAAGAGCAGGGCGCCGGCCACGACGATCACCGTGAACAGGCCGATCAACACATGATGGGCTCGGGTTTCCATATCAGACCTCGTTGAGCAGTTTGGCGGCGTCCAGCGCCGAGCGGCCGCGCGGGCCGTGGAAGTATTCGTGAATCCACGCGTCGGCGGTTTCCGAGACGTCGTCGATAGGGCCGGCAACCAGCACTTTCTTCTGCGCCAGCACCGCCACGCGGTCGGTGATGGTGTACAGCGTGTCGAGGTCGTGGGTGACCAGAAACACACTCAGACCCAACGCGTCACGCAGGGTCAGGATCAATTGATCGAACTGCGCCGCGCCAATCGGATCGAGGCCGGCAGTGGGTTCGTCGAGAAACAGAATGTCCGGATCCAGCGCCAGAGCCCGCGCCAGCGCCGCGCGCTTGATCATGCCGCCGGACAGCGACGCCGGGTATTTGTCCGCCGCCGACAACGGCAGCCCGGCCAACGCCAGCTTCACCGCCGCCAGGTGCTCGGCGTCGTGACGGCTGAGGCCGGCGTGTTCGATAAGGGGCAGGGCGACGTTCTCGGTCACGGTCAGCGAGGAAAACAGCGCGCCTTTCTGAAACAACACACCGAAGCGCCTTTCGATCAGCGAGCGTTCATGCTCGGGCAGATTCGGCAGGTTCTGGCCGAAGACCTTGACCATGCCTTCGCTGGGCCGATTCAGCCCGACGATGCTGCGCAGCAGCACCGATTTACCGGTACCGGAGCCACCCACCACGGCGAGGATTTCGCCCTTGTACACGTCCAGATCAAGGTTCTCGTGCACGCTCTGCGGGCCGAAGCGATTGCACAGGCCACGGACTTCGATCACCGCCTCCGAGGGCGCGCGGGGTAGACGACTCACCAGCCCATCTCCATGAAAAACAGCGCAGCCACCGCATCAAGCACGATCACCACAAAAATCGACTGGACCACGCTGGAGGTGGTGTGCGCGCCGACTGACTCGGCGCTGCCGCTGACCTTGAAGCCTTCCAGGCAACCGATCGCCGCGATCAGGAAAGCGAAGATTGGCGCCTTCACCAAGCCGACCAGAAAATGCTGAATGCCGATGTCCGATTGCAGCAGCGAGAGGAACATCGCCGGCGAGATGTCCAGCGACACCGCGCAGACCACACCGCCGCCGACAATCCCCGAAAGCATCGCCAGAAACGTCAGCATCGGCAGCGCCACCAGCAGCGCCAGCACGCGCGGCACCACCAGCAATTCGATCGGGTCGAGACCGAGAGTACGGATCGCGTCGATTTCTTCGTTGGCCTTCATCGAGCCGATCTGTGCGGTAAAAGCACTGGCGGTGCGCCCGGCCATCAGGATCGCCGTGAGCAGCACGCCGAATTCGCGCAGGAACGAGAAGCCGACCAGGTCCACGGTAAAAATCGTCGCGCCGAAACTGGCCAGCACTGTGGCGCCGAGAAACGCCACCACCGCGCCGACCAGAAACGTCAGCAGGGCCACGATCGGCGCGGCGTCGAGGCCGGTCTGCTCGATGTGCGCGATCATCGGCGTGATGCGCCAGCGCTTGGGCCGAAACAGACCACGGGCGATGACTTCGAGAATCAGGCCGACGAAGCCGAGCAGTTGCAGCGTGTCGGTCCAGACCTTGTCCACCGCGCGGCCAATGCGCGTCAGCAGTTGCACGCTGACGCTGATTTCCGGCTCCTTGATCGGTACGCAGAAATCACTCAGCGAGCAGTACACGGTTTGCAGCAAGGCGCGGTCGGCAGTTGAAAGGGTGCAATCGGGGTGTTCGGCGGTTTTGCCCAAGCGCTCGGAACCGAGCAGCTCGACCAGCAACGAGGCGCCGGCGGTGTCGAGGGCACCGAGGCCGTTCAGATCGATGGAAGTGTTGGCGTCATACTGGCCGCGGAGCTTTTCGCTCAGGTGCTTGAGCGCGGTGTAGTGGGCGAGCGTCCAGTCGCCGCTGACCCGCAGGCGGGCAGGGCTGAACGCGGTGTCCAGGTGGGCACTGCCGGGGGTTGGGCTGCTGGTCATAAGCTCCGTGCTTGTACGGCCGTTACGAGATCCTACGTAATAGCACGAACCGGATTACTTTTCTTTGGCCGGTGTGCTGTCGGTGATTGCGAAACGCAGCACGCCGATCAACTGCCCGTCCTCGGTCAACACCCGCACCTGCCATTTGCCCGCCGGGTTGCCGGGGAAGTTCTGCTTGTGCGTCCACGCCCGGTAGCCTTCCTTGCGCCCGCCATGGATGTCGAGGGCGATGCGGTCGACCTCTTTGCCGTTGAAGGTCCACACGTGATAAATCCGCTCGTCGAGACCGCGCGGCGCGTTGATCGCAGTGTAGGCGTAGAGCCCGCCGCTGCGGATCTGCTCGGCGCTGACGGTATCGAGGCTGGCGCCGGGGGTGCGATCCTGCAACTGCGTGCTGATCGCTACGTCGGTCATCCACAGCGTTGCCGGCGGCACCCACGAACGCAGCGCCCAACCGACGCCGCCGATGCCGACTGTGATGAACAGAATCGCCAGGGCATTGCGCACCGTGCGGATCGGGAAGATCGACGCCAGGCTCGGGAACGACAGCAGCACGGCAATCCCCAGCGCCCATTTGAAACTCTGCGCGGTGGTCAGGTGCATGATCACTGGCAGCGCGGTGAGCAGGGCGGCGAACAGGGTCAGGGTGTGCAGCGCGAGAAACGCCCAGCGCCGTGGCGCCAGCCATTTGTAGTACAGCGGATCGACGATAGAGATCAGTGCAGCAACGCTGAGCAACCCCGTGAAGACAAATTGGCCGCTGTTCCACGTGGTGGTGATGAAGAAGAATGGCAGAACGAAAAACAGGCTTTCCTGATGGATCATCTGCGTCGCGTAGCGCAGCAGCGGCTGGGGAATTTCGCGCTTGAAAATCCGTGTAAACAGCCCGGTCAGGGTGTTCTCTAGCATCAGCCAGATCCAGCTGAGCAGCATGATCACCGTGATCCAGCTGGCCAGCCCCTGTTGGCGATCGACGAGGATGAAACTGCCGACCCCGGAAATGAAACCACCCGCCGCGATCAACCCGGGGTAGCGCTTCATCAGCTCGAGAAGGCGCTGGATAAGGAGGGTCAGTTTTGGCATTTTGGCGGTTCACGACGATATGGGGAAAATCCCGGAAAGGTTAACGCCGCATGCCCCCTGTGGCGAGGGGATTTATCCCCCGATCGGCGGCGCAGCCGTCGTAGATCCTGCGAGCGAATTTTGTCTGGATCTACCGAGTTGCTCTTATTGGGGCTGCTGCGCAGCCCATCGGGGATAAATCCCCTCGCCACAAGTGCTCACTCACCACAGGATTAATGGCTTCCAGCAATTTTGTGGCGGCGATGCAGGCGCCAGCCGATCACGATCAGCAGCAACAACCCGATTCCACCAGCGACCAGCCACAACACCTGATCATCACTGATCAAAGGCTTCTCGATCCGGATATACCCCGGCTGCAGCAACAGCTCGCGCATCGCCTTGTTCGCCGCTTCCAGCGTCACCCCATGCAGCTCCCGCGCGGGATTGGCAAAGCGGCCATCCTGATAGTCGGCCAGCGCGCTCCAGTAATAGTCCGCCAGCGCGCTGTTGCCCTGCACGGCCCAGGCTTGGTGAGCAATGGCGGCTTGTTTGATGCGGGCGAAAGTGCTCGGGTCGAGGCCGTTTTTCAGCAGGTCGGCCTTGAGGTCTTCCAGCACTTGAATGGCTTCGTCGACGTCATCGCGATCCAGGTCCGCGTTGAGGCTCATGAAGCCGACACCGCCGAACACTTCGCGCTCGGCCCAGGGCCCGTACGACAAGCCATGGTTGAGACGAATCTGCCGGTACAGCGCCCAGTCGAGGTAATCCTTGAGAATGTCGAACGTCTGATCGTACTGATCGTCGAGCACCGGTTCCGGCACCAGCCAGTGCAGCTTGGCGCTGTCGCCAATGAAGCCACGGGTGAGGGTGCGCTCATGGGCGGCGCTGGTGCGGATGTCCGGCAGCGCCCGGTGTTCGGTGGGCTCGACCGGCTCCAGCTCGCCCCAGGTACGCTCGAGATAGGCCGGCAGCAGTTTGTCGAGTTCGCCGACGACGATCAGGGTCATGTTGTTCGGCGCGTACCAGGCCTTGCGCACCTTCTCCAATTGCTCTTGGGTCAGATGGCCGACTTCGGCACGCTGCGGGCATTTCAGTCCCAGCTCGACAGCCAGTTGATTGCTCGCGGTATGACCGAGGTCCTGACGGTCGAGGAAACGTTGCAGCCTGGTGTAATGCCCGCCGTCCTCACGCTCGACCACTCGTTTCGCCGCGTTGATTGCGTTGTCGTCGATGCGTGTCTGGGTCAGCAGCGCGAGCAGCAGGTCGAGCACCTTGCGCTGGTTTTTCGCCGGGGCCTCGATGACGAACGTGGTGTCGGCGTTGCTGGTGAACGCATTCCAGTCCCCGCCCAGCGCCTGCATGCGTTCTTCCAGACCGCCTTCGCCGGTGGCGTCGATACCGCTGAACAGCAGGTGTTCGAGCAAATGCGGCAGCTCTTTTTCGTCGCAGTCGAAGTCATCGAGGCCAACGCCGACCACCAGCCGGATCGCCACATGCCCGCGTTCGGTACCGGGCTTGAGCATCAGTTGCAAACCGTTGGGCAGCGCATAGCCTTCGACCTGAAAGCGATCCAGGGCAAAGGCGGGCAGGGAACCGAGCAACAGACAGGCGAACAACAGGCAACGCATAACAGGCTTCCATACGGCTGATTTGGAGATCCGTGTCGTCAGTCAGGGCCCCATCGCTGGCAAGCCCGCTCCCACAAGGATCTGCGGCGCTCACAAACCCTGTGGGAGCTGGCTTGCCAGCGATGGCGGTCTCAAGGCTGAACCACTGTAACTGACTGGCCCCAGCCCCAGACGTTCAAGGCGAATGCGTAATGTCGGCCATGTCATCCACCGCCAGCGCGCCGGTGTCCGCCGTTTCCAGCACGACATAGGCGCTGCTGCAGAACAGCGAATTGAGCCGTTTCATGTCGGCGATCAATTCCAGATGCAGCGAGCTGGTCTCCAGACTCTGCACGATCTTGCGCTGCAAACGGCTGACATGTGCGTGGGCCAGACGCCGTTCCTGGGCGCGAAAGCGGCGTTTCTCGCGCAGCAACTGCCTCGCGCTTTCGCGGTCGCCGCTGAGAAACACCGACAGACCCAGGCGCAGGTTGGCGATCAGTTGCTGTTGCAGCCCGGCAAGATCTTCCAGGCCTTCTTCGGAAAACGAACGGCGCTGCGAAGTCTTCTGCTGCTGGATCTTGCGCAGCATGCGCTCGATCAGGTCGGCGGCGAGTTTCAGGTTGATCGCCAGTTCGATGATCTCGGCCCAGCGCCGACTGTCGTGCTCGCCGAGATCCTCGCGGGGCATCTGCGCCAGATACAGCTTGATCGCGCTGTACAGGGCCTCGACGTCATCGGTCAGGCGGCGCATTTCCTGAGTGACGGCAGTCTGCTTGCCGCGCAGCACATCAAGGGAGGCATCGAGCATGTTGTCGAGCAGATCGCCCATGCGCAGGGTTTCCCGCGCGGCGTTGGCCAGCGCCAGGCTCGGCGTGACCAGCGCGGTCGGGTCGAGATGGCGCGGTTTGGCGGCGCCGTTGACCTCCGGCCGCTCCGGCAACAGCCAAGCACAGAGCCGCGCCATCGGCCCGACGCTGGGCAGCAGGATCAGGCAGCGCGCGGTGTTGTAGAGCAGGTGGAAGCCGATGACCATTTCCTGCGGGCTGAAATCAAGGCTGTCGATCCAGTGCACCAGCGGGTCGAGCACCGGGATGATCAGCAGCAAACCGATCAATTTGTACAACAGACTGCCCAGCGCAACCTGGCGGCCGGCGGCGTTCTGCATGGTGGTGCTCATGAAGGCAAGGATGCCGCTGCCGATGTTGGCGCCGATCACCAGACCGATCGCCACCGGCAGGCTGATCACCGCAGCCCCGGCCAGCGTGGCGGTGAGCAGCACGGCGGCGAGGCTGGAGTAGGAAATCATTGCAAACAGGGCGCCGACCAGGGCATCGAGGAGGATGTCGCCGGTCAGCGAGGCGAAAATCACTTTCACCCCTTGCGCGTGAGTGATCGGCGCAGCGGCCTCGACGATCAATTGCAGGGCGAGAATGATCAGCCCCAGCCCGATCGACACCCGCCCCATCTGCCCGAGCCGTGTCTGTTTGCGCGACAAAAAGAAAATCACCCCGAGGAAAATCAGCAGCGGCGACAGCCACGACAGATCGAGGGTCAGCACCCGCGCCATCAGTGCGGTGCCGACATCGGCGCCCAGCATGGTCGCCAGCGCCGGCGTCAGCGCCATCAGGCCCTGACCGACAAACGAAGTGACCAGCATCGCCGTGGCGTTGCTGCTCTGCACCATCGCCGTGACGAGAATACCGGCGATGAATGCCAGCCATTTCTTCGACATGTTCTGGCCGATGACATGTCGCAGATTGGTGCCATAAACCCGCAGGATGCCGGTTCGGACGATGTGCGTGCCCCAGATCAACAGGGCGACGGCGGACAACAGATTGAGCAGGGTGAGCATGCAGACCCCCTGTAGTAGCAGCGCCCCAGAGGGGCAAGTGGACGGCACCGCGCGGTTTCTACGTTCTTGATACTTAAGCTGTAGTCGGCGAACGGTCTCGGCGCCAGCATTGCACAGCTAAAGCGTGGATTGAAACAAAAGTGTCATGAGAACAGGTGCATCCACCCACCGAATCCGACACGTTTCCCCTCTGCTGCCCAAAACAACTGTGGGAGCGAGCCTGCTCGCGAAAGCGGTGGGCCAGCCAACATTGTTGTCGACTGGCGCTCCGTCTTCGCGAGCAGGCTCGCTCCCACAGGGGGTATCGCTTGCGATGGACTACCGGGTTACTGCCCCGGCACATCCTTGCGCAGTTTCACCGGATCCTGCTGCTGTCTCTTCTTGGCCATCGCGCCGCGCAGTTTGATGTTGATAGCCTCAACCGCCAGCGAGAACGCCATGGCGAAGTAGACGTAGCCTTTTGGCACGTGCACGTCGAACGATTCGGCGATCAGCACGGTACCGACCACCAGCAGGAAGGACAGCGCGAGCATTTTCAGCGACGGGTGCTTGTCGATGAATTCGCTGATCTTGCCCGACGCCAGCATCATCACCAGCACTGCCACGACGATCGCCGCGACCATGACCGGAACGTGGGAGACCATGCCGACGGCAGTGATCACCGAGTCCAGCGAGAAGACGATATCGATGATCGCGATCTGGATGATGGTGTAGAGGAAATTGCCGCCCTTGCCCGACGGCGCGTCGTCGCTTTCGTCTTCGCCTTCCAGCGCGTGGTACATCTCCTGCGAGCTTTTCCACAGCAGGAACAGGCCACCGAAGAACAGGATCAGGTCGCGACCGGAGATGCCCTGGCCGAACACTTCGAAAAGATCGGCAGTGAGGCGCATGACCCAGGTGATCGACAGCAGCAACAGGATCCGGGTGATCATGGCCAGGCCAAGACCGAAGATCCGCGTGCGCTGCTGCATGTGTTTCGGCATGCGGCTGACCAGGATCGAAATCATGATGATGTTATCGATACCGAGGACGATTTCCAGGGCGGTCAGGGTAAAGAAGGCAACCCAGATTTCGGGGTTGGTCAGCCAATCCATGTGTATTCCTTTGAGCAATTGTTGAACCGAAAAAGGTCCGGGCTTCAAACCGCGAAGCCGGACCCGTAACGGTGAGTCTTGGGCTTATAGAGTGCTGAACATCGGGAAAGTCCCCAACAGCAGTGCAGCAATCAGAATGCAGATGCACACCAGGATCGCCCATTTCAGGGTGAAACGCTGGTGATCACCGAAATCGATGCCGGCCAGCGCCACCAACAGATAGGTCGACGGCACCAACGGGCTCAGCAAGTGGACGGGCTGGCCGACGATCGAGGCACGGGCCATTTCCACCGCAGTGATCCCATAGTGGCTGGCCGCTTCGGTCAGCACCGGCAATACACCGTAATAGAACGCGTCGTTGGACATGAAGAAAGTGAACGGCATGCTCACCAGCGCCGTGATCACCGCCAGGTACGGGCCGAGGAAATCCGGAATCACCGCCAACAGGCTCTTCGACATCGCATCGACCATGCCGGTGCCCGACAGGATACCGGTGAAGATACCCGCCGCAAAGATCAGCCCGACCACTGCCAGCACGCTGCCGGAATGCGCGGCGACACGATCTTTCTGCATTTGCAGGCATGGGTAGTTGACGATCATGGCGATACTGAACGCCACCATGAACAGCACCGGCAGCGGCAACAGGCCGCCGATCAGCGTGCACATCAGGCCGAAAGTCAGTGCGGCGTTGAACCAGATCAGCTTCGGACGGCGTGCGTCGGGGAATTGCGAGACGCTGATTTCGCTGTGATCGATCTCGTCGCCGACCAAGTGCAGTTCACCGAGGCGGGCGCGTTCACGCTTGCCGTAGAAGTAGGCAATCACCAGGATCGCCAAGACACCGGCGGCCATGGCCGGGATCATCGGTACGAAAATGTCCGACGGGTCGACATGCAGGGCACTCGCCGCGCGGGCGGTCGGGCCGCCCCATGGGGTCATGTTCATCACGCCACCGGCGAGGATGATCAGACCGGCCATGATCCGCGGGCTCATGCCGATGCGGCTGTACAGCGGCAGCATCGCGGCCACACAGATCATGTAAGTGGTCGCGCCGTCACCATCGAGGGAAACGACGAGCGCCAGAACGGCGGTACCGACCGAAACTTTCAACGGGTCGCCCTTGACCAGTTTGAGGATCTTGCGCACGGCCGGGTCGAACAGGCCGGAGTCGATCATCAGGGCGAAATACAGAATGGCGAACATCAACATCACGCCGGTCGGCGCCAGTTTGGTGATGCCTTCAAGCATCATCGGGCCGATCTTCGGCGCGAAACCACCGAACAGGGCGAACAGGATCGGGATGATGATCAGGGCGATCAGCGCGGACAGGCGCTTGGTCATGATCAGGAACATGAACGTGATGACCATGGCGAAGCCAAGGAAAGTCAGCATGGGAATACTCCAGGCGTAGCGCGGCTAATGGAATGAGCGGATCGGGCGGGATCAGCGCAGAACGGCAGGCGCGAGGC
Coding sequences within:
- a CDS encoding M16 family metallopeptidase; protein product: MRCLLFACLLLGSLPAFALDRFQVEGYALPNGLQLMLKPGTERGHVAIRLVVGVGLDDFDCDEKELPHLLEHLLFSGIDATGEGGLEERMQALGGDWNAFTSNADTTFVIEAPAKNQRKVLDLLLALLTQTRIDDNAINAAKRVVEREDGGHYTRLQRFLDRQDLGHTASNQLAVELGLKCPQRAEVGHLTQEQLEKVRKAWYAPNNMTLIVVGELDKLLPAYLERTWGELEPVEPTEHRALPDIRTSAAHERTLTRGFIGDSAKLHWLVPEPVLDDQYDQTFDILKDYLDWALYRQIRLNHGLSYGPWAEREVFGGVGFMSLNADLDRDDVDEAIQVLEDLKADLLKNGLDPSTFARIKQAAIAHQAWAVQGNSALADYYWSALADYQDGRFANPARELHGVTLEAANKAMRELLLQPGYIRIEKPLISDDQVLWLVAGGIGLLLLIVIGWRLHRRHKIAGSH
- a CDS encoding Na/Pi cotransporter family protein — encoded protein: MLTLLNLLSAVALLIWGTHIVRTGILRVYGTNLRHVIGQNMSKKWLAFIAGILVTAMVQSSNATAMLVTSFVGQGLMALTPALATMLGADVGTALMARVLTLDLSWLSPLLIFLGVIFFLSRKQTRLGQMGRVSIGLGLIILALQLIVEAAAPITHAQGVKVIFASLTGDILLDALVGALFAMISYSSLAAVLLTATLAGAAVISLPVAIGLVIGANIGSGILAFMSTTMQNAAGRQVALGSLLYKLIGLLLIIPVLDPLVHWIDSLDFSPQEMVIGFHLLYNTARCLILLPSVGPMARLCAWLLPERPEVNGAAKPRHLDPTALVTPSLALANAARETLRMGDLLDNMLDASLDVLRGKQTAVTQEMRRLTDDVEALYSAIKLYLAQMPREDLGEHDSRRWAEIIELAINLKLAADLIERMLRKIQQQKTSQRRSFSEEGLEDLAGLQQQLIANLRLGLSVFLSGDRESARQLLREKRRFRAQERRLAHAHVSRLQRKIVQSLETSSLHLELIADMKRLNSLFCSSAYVVLETADTGALAVDDMADITHSP
- a CDS encoding CitMHS family transporter — translated: MLTFLGFAMVITFMFLIMTKRLSALIALIIIPILFALFGGFAPKIGPMMLEGITKLAPTGVMLMFAILYFALMIDSGLFDPAVRKILKLVKGDPLKVSVGTAVLALVVSLDGDGATTYMICVAAMLPLYSRIGMSPRIMAGLIILAGGVMNMTPWGGPTARAASALHVDPSDIFVPMIPAMAAGVLAILVIAYFYGKRERARLGELHLVGDEIDHSEISVSQFPDARRPKLIWFNAALTFGLMCTLIGGLLPLPVLFMVAFSIAMIVNYPCLQMQKDRVAAHSGSVLAVVGLIFAAGIFTGILSGTGMVDAMSKSLLAVIPDFLGPYLAVITALVSMPFTFFMSNDAFYYGVLPVLTEAASHYGITAVEMARASIVGQPVHLLSPLVPSTYLLVALAGIDFGDHQRFTLKWAILVCICILIAALLLGTFPMFSTL
- a CDS encoding TerC family protein, which translates into the protein MDWLTNPEIWVAFFTLTALEIVLGIDNIIMISILVSRMPKHMQQRTRIFGLGLAMITRILLLLSITWVMRLTADLFEVFGQGISGRDLILFFGGLFLLWKSSQEMYHALEGEDESDDAPSGKGGNFLYTIIQIAIIDIVFSLDSVITAVGMVSHVPVMVAAIVVAVLVMMLASGKISEFIDKHPSLKMLALSFLLVVGTVLIAESFDVHVPKGYVYFAMAFSLAVEAINIKLRGAMAKKRQQQDPVKLRKDVPGQ